Sequence from the Sphingosinicella ginsenosidimutans genome:
CCATTGTTGAGGCTGCGCACCTCCGGGTCGTCGCCCAGATTGCCTACCAGAATCACCTTGTTCACGCCGGCCATTTCATTCTCCTGTGACGGATCGGCATAAGCGAAGCCGGCGCGTCCGCCAAGTCAGGTCGAGGCGCTCGCACGGGCCGCCTCGATCCGCGCATTGCGCCGATCGGCGAAGAGATAGCCGGCGATCAGGAGCACGATCATCGCGATCTGCGCGCCGAGCGTCTCCACCGTCGGGAACAGGCCGAGCATGGTGATGCGCGGGACGCTGTCGAGCGGGTGGACGCCGACGAACCCCGCCTCTTGGAGCGCGGCGACGCCCTTGCCGGCCAGCACGACCGCGAGGATGGCGATGAGCATGGCGCTGTAGGCGAAGAACTTGGCGATCGGCAGCTTGCGGCTGAACTTCAGCATCGCCCAGGCGATGAGCGCGAGCAGCGCCACCGCCGACAGGAAGCCGCCGAGAAGCGCCGTGTTCTGGCCCTCGCCGCCGAGCGCGGCATAGAAGATGATCGTCTCGAACACTTCACGATAGACGGCGATGAAGGCCAGCGCGAAGAGGAACCAGCCCGATCCCTTCGACAGGGCATGATCGAGCTTTTCCTTCACATAACGCTGCCATGCGCCGGCCTGGGCCTTGCCGTGCATCCATACGCCGACGAACAGGAGGATGAGCGCGGCAAGGACCGATCCGAACCCCTCCGTCATCTCGCGGCTCGCCCCGCTGATCGTGATGAAGCGCTGGGCGACCCACCAGGTCGCGGCGCCGGCGACGAGCGCGATGACCCATCCGGCATTGACCCAGCGCAGCAGCTCGCGCCGCTCGGCCTTGATGAGGAAGCCGATCATCGCGACGACGATGAGCAGCGCTTCAAGGCCTTCGCGCACGAGGATGGCGAAGGCGCCGACGAAGGTGGAGGCGCGGTCGGCGGTGGACGGGGCCGTTGCGGCTTCCGCCTGGGTGAAGAGGCTCTGGACCCGTTCGGCGCGGGTTTCGACATCGTCGATCGGTGCGCCGCGGGCGATCGCGGCGCGAAGGCCGCCCATTTCGCGCTCGACCGCGGCGACGAGGCTGCCGTCGCGGGCGTTGAGGATGGCTTCGACCGGCTCGAACCCGTCGAGATAGGCGCGGAGCGCGAGATCGCCGGCATGGCCCCGGTCTCCGGCGCGGTAGGCCTCGATCGCCTGGCGCAGCAATGCGCGCGAGACGGCGAGGGAGGAGACGCCGCGATTCTGATCGAACACGTCGGGATCGGAGCGAAGGAAGGCAAAGACGGCATCGCCCCGCTGCGCGCCGATCTCGCTCGCCAGCTGCGCGGGCGTGAGGCCGACCAGCGTCTTGAGATCGGGGATTCGGCGACGCAGCCGGGGATCGCCGGCCCATTGCGCCTCGCCCTGCTTGCCGAGCGAATCGGGATAGGAGAAGCGGGCGACGTAAAAGGCGAGCGCCCAGCGGTCCTGCGACGGCAGGTTCGACCAGCTCTGCATCGCCGTGCCCTCGATGCCCTGGCTGATCACCTGGTAATAAGCGAAGAGGCTGCGCTCGCGGGCGCGGTCCCGGTCGGCGAAGGCGATCGGCGCGGGATCGAGCGCGTGGGCCGCCGGCGTGTCGGCATGGCCGTC
This genomic interval carries:
- a CDS encoding cytochrome c/FTR1 family iron permease; translation: MPVRPARLPAFLLAFLFTVFALAGPARADEGPVETAWRLLDYMAVDYPGAVQNGRVVNQTEYDEQVEFSASVVARIAALPPRPQRAALVAEARQFQAAVARKAGADEVLSRAHALGDHLLAAYPVPLAPATPPDLNRGAALYAQNCASCHGADGHADTPAAHALDPAPIAFADRDRARERSLFAYYQVISQGIEGTAMQSWSNLPSQDRWALAFYVARFSYPDSLGKQGEAQWAGDPRLRRRIPDLKTLVGLTPAQLASEIGAQRGDAVFAFLRSDPDVFDQNRGVSSLAVSRALLRQAIEAYRAGDRGHAGDLALRAYLDGFEPVEAILNARDGSLVAAVEREMGGLRAAIARGAPIDDVETRAERVQSLFTQAEAATAPSTADRASTFVGAFAILVREGLEALLIVVAMIGFLIKAERRELLRWVNAGWVIALVAGAATWWVAQRFITISGASREMTEGFGSVLAALILLFVGVWMHGKAQAGAWQRYVKEKLDHALSKGSGWFLFALAFIAVYREVFETIIFYAALGGEGQNTALLGGFLSAVALLALIAWAMLKFSRKLPIAKFFAYSAMLIAILAVVLAGKGVAALQEAGFVGVHPLDSVPRITMLGLFPTVETLGAQIAMIVLLIAGYLFADRRNARIEAARASAST